The proteins below come from a single Serratia ficaria genomic window:
- the phnC gene encoding phosphonate ABC transporter ATP-binding protein produces MAQALLKLAQTDFPGQQPLSTRKVLSVKGLGKAYKAQQRVLDDINFDLHAGEFVAVIGRSGAGKSTLLHTLNGTIPSSCGEMLHFEDDGVAQDIAQLSARQMRQWRARCGMIFQDFCLVPRLDVMTNVLLGRLSHTSTLKSFFKLFDDADRARAIELLQWLNMLPHALQRAENLSGGQMQRVAICRALMQNPKILLADEPVASLDPKNTRRIMDALQKVSENDIAVMVNLHSVELVREYCTRVIGIAQGKIVFDGHPSLLNERILHQLYGEEANQIH; encoded by the coding sequence ATGGCTCAGGCACTGTTAAAACTTGCACAAACCGACTTTCCAGGGCAGCAACCGCTATCGACACGCAAGGTCTTGTCGGTAAAAGGCTTGGGCAAAGCCTATAAAGCGCAGCAGCGGGTGCTGGACGACATCAACTTCGATCTGCACGCCGGCGAGTTCGTGGCGGTGATCGGGCGCTCCGGCGCCGGCAAATCCACCCTGTTGCACACCCTGAACGGCACCATCCCTTCCAGCTGCGGCGAGATGCTGCACTTTGAAGACGACGGCGTGGCGCAGGACATCGCCCAGCTTTCCGCCCGCCAGATGCGCCAGTGGCGCGCCCGCTGCGGCATGATCTTCCAGGATTTCTGCCTGGTGCCGCGGCTGGACGTGATGACCAACGTGCTGCTGGGCCGCCTCAGCCATACCTCCACCCTGAAGTCCTTCTTCAAACTGTTCGACGACGCCGACCGCGCGCGCGCCATCGAGCTGCTGCAGTGGCTCAATATGCTGCCGCATGCGCTGCAGCGCGCCGAGAACCTGTCCGGCGGGCAGATGCAGCGGGTGGCCATCTGCCGCGCGCTGATGCAGAACCCCAAAATTCTGCTGGCCGATGAGCCGGTCGCCTCGCTCGATCCCAAAAATACCCGCCGCATCATGGATGCGCTGCAGAAAGTCAGCGAGAACGACATCGCGGTGATGGTGAACCTGCACTCGGTCGAACTGGTGCGGGAATACTGCACCCGGGTGATCGGCATCGCCCAGGGCAAAATCGTGTTCGACGGGCATCCGTCGCTGCTGAACGAAAGGATCCTGCACCAGCTGTACGGCGAGGAAGCCAATCAGATCCATTGA
- the phnD gene encoding phosphonate ABC transporter substrate-binding protein, whose product MKKVLSLTPLMAGAMMVFNAAAADAPKELNLGILGGQNATQQIGDNQCVKQFLDKELSVDTKLRNSSDYSGVIQGLLGGKIDLVLSMSPSSFASVYIKDPKAVDIVGIAVDDVDQSRGYHSVVVVKAGSPYQKLEDLKGKAIGFADPDSTSGFLIPNQAFKKLFGGTVDNKYDNAFSSVTFSGGHEQDILGVLNGQFEGAVTWASMIGDYNTGYTSGAFTRMIRMDHPDLMKQIRIIWQSPLIPNGPILVSNALPADFKARVVTAIKKLDKEDHSCFIKAMGGKQHIGDTTLAEYQNIIDMKRELTKGDR is encoded by the coding sequence ATGAAAAAAGTACTGAGTCTGACCCCCCTGATGGCCGGCGCGATGATGGTATTTAATGCTGCCGCGGCGGATGCGCCGAAAGAGCTGAACCTGGGCATTCTCGGCGGGCAAAACGCCACCCAGCAGATCGGCGATAACCAGTGCGTGAAGCAGTTTCTGGACAAGGAGCTGAGCGTCGACACCAAGCTGCGCAACTCTTCCGACTACTCCGGCGTGATCCAGGGCCTGCTGGGCGGCAAGATCGATCTGGTGTTGAGCATGTCGCCATCTTCCTTTGCTTCGGTGTACATCAAGGATCCGAAAGCGGTGGATATCGTCGGCATCGCGGTCGACGACGTCGACCAGTCGCGCGGCTATCACTCGGTGGTGGTGGTCAAAGCCGGCAGCCCGTACCAGAAGCTGGAAGATCTGAAGGGCAAGGCCATCGGCTTCGCCGATCCGGACTCTACCTCCGGCTTCCTGATCCCGAACCAGGCGTTCAAGAAGCTGTTCGGCGGCACGGTCGACAACAAATACGACAACGCCTTCTCCAGCGTGACCTTCTCCGGCGGCCACGAGCAGGACATCCTCGGCGTGCTGAACGGCCAGTTTGAAGGCGCGGTGACCTGGGCGTCGATGATTGGCGACTACAACACCGGCTATACCAGCGGTGCCTTCACCCGCATGATCCGCATGGATCACCCGGACCTGATGAAGCAGATCCGCATCATCTGGCAGTCGCCGCTGATCCCGAACGGCCCGATCCTGGTGAGCAATGCGCTGCCGGCCGACTTCAAGGCCAGGGTGGTTACCGCCATCAAGAAGCTGGATAAAGAAGACCACTCATGCTTTATCAAGGCGATGGGCGGCAAACAGCACATCGGCGACACCACCCTGGCGGAATACCAGAACATCATCGATATGAAACGTGAACTGACCAAAGGCGACCGTTAA
- the phnE gene encoding phosphonate ABC transporter, permease protein PhnE yields MNSDFAQYYQRIRGKQKREALLWSLGLAALYLGAGNLAEFNLHTVWLSMPHFFDYLAETVPTLHWRLLFADGHTEGSLAYWGYRLNIQLPLIWETLQLALAATILSVMVAGGLAFLAANNTHSPASLRWGIRTLVAFLRTMPELAWAVMFVMAFGIGAIPGFLALALHTIGSLTKLFYESIETASNKPVRGLAACGATPLQRMRFGLWPQVKPVFLSYSFMRLEINFRQSTILGLVGAGGIGQELMTNIKLDRYDQVSMTLLLIILVVSLLDYASGELRKRVVEGKK; encoded by the coding sequence TTGAATAGCGATTTTGCACAGTATTACCAACGGATCCGCGGCAAGCAAAAGCGTGAAGCGCTGCTGTGGTCGCTGGGGCTGGCGGCGCTCTATCTGGGCGCCGGCAACCTCGCCGAGTTCAACCTGCACACCGTCTGGCTGTCCATGCCCCACTTCTTCGACTACCTGGCGGAAACCGTCCCGACGCTGCACTGGCGCCTGCTGTTCGCCGACGGCCATACCGAAGGTTCGCTCGCCTACTGGGGTTATCGCCTGAATATCCAGCTGCCGCTGATCTGGGAAACGCTGCAGCTGGCGCTGGCGGCGACCATTCTGTCGGTGATGGTGGCCGGGGGGCTGGCGTTTTTGGCGGCCAACAATACCCACAGCCCGGCGTCGCTGCGCTGGGGCATTCGCACGCTGGTGGCGTTTTTGCGCACCATGCCGGAGCTGGCGTGGGCGGTGATGTTCGTGATGGCGTTCGGCATCGGCGCCATTCCGGGCTTTCTGGCGTTGGCGCTGCACACCATCGGCAGCCTGACCAAGCTGTTTTATGAATCGATTGAGACCGCCTCCAACAAACCGGTGCGCGGGCTGGCGGCCTGCGGCGCCACGCCGCTGCAGCGCATGCGTTTCGGCCTGTGGCCGCAGGTGAAGCCGGTGTTTTTGTCCTACAGCTTCATGCGGCTGGAGATCAACTTTCGCCAGTCGACCATTTTGGGGCTGGTGGGGGCGGGCGGCATCGGCCAGGAGCTGATGACCAATATCAAGCTCGACCGTTACGATCAGGTCAGCATGACGCTGCTGCTGATCATTCTGGTGGTTTCGCTGCTGGATTACGCCTCGGGCGAATTGCGCAAGCGGGTAGTGGAGGGGAAAAAATGA
- the phnE gene encoding phosphonate ABC transporter, permease protein PhnE, with translation MSGPAVSAATLHQLKQQHPEIFSQQRRYLRTLGVVAAAIALYYLFFFQFFGIAWPQFINGCQQLGRYFVRMFVWHDFANWPFMYYFQQIGITIAIVFAGTLTASLIALPLSFFAARNVMSTPLLRPISLVVRRLLDIFRGIDMAIWGLIFVRAVGMGPLAGVLAIVMQDVGLLGKLYAEGHEAVDKSPSRGLTAVGANGLQKHRYGIFTQSFPTFLALSLYQIESNTRSAAVLGFVGAGGIGLVYAENMRLWNWDVVMFITLILVGVVMIMDKLSSMLRNKYIIGEDIPLYRQKSQID, from the coding sequence ATGTCAGGGCCTGCGGTGTCGGCGGCAACGCTGCACCAGTTGAAGCAACAGCATCCGGAGATTTTCTCCCAGCAGCGGCGCTACCTGCGCACGCTTGGCGTGGTGGCGGCGGCGATCGCGCTGTATTACCTGTTTTTCTTTCAGTTCTTCGGCATTGCCTGGCCGCAGTTCATCAACGGTTGCCAGCAGCTGGGGCGTTACTTCGTGCGGATGTTCGTCTGGCATGATTTCGCCAACTGGCCGTTCATGTACTACTTCCAGCAGATCGGCATCACCATCGCCATCGTGTTCGCCGGTACCTTGACCGCGTCGCTGATTGCGCTGCCGCTGTCGTTCTTCGCCGCGCGCAACGTGATGTCGACGCCGCTGTTGCGGCCGATATCGCTGGTGGTGCGCCGGCTGCTGGACATTTTCCGCGGCATCGACATGGCGATCTGGGGGCTGATTTTCGTGCGCGCCGTCGGCATGGGGCCGCTGGCCGGGGTGCTGGCGATAGTGATGCAGGACGTCGGGCTGCTGGGCAAACTGTACGCGGAAGGGCACGAGGCGGTGGACAAGTCCCCCAGCCGCGGCCTGACGGCGGTCGGCGCCAACGGCCTGCAGAAGCACCGTTACGGCATTTTCACCCAGTCGTTCCCCACCTTCCTGGCGCTCAGCCTGTACCAGATCGAATCCAACACCCGCTCCGCCGCGGTGCTGGGCTTTGTCGGCGCCGGCGGCATCGGCCTGGTGTACGCGGAGAACATGCGGCTGTGGAACTGGGACGTGGTGATGTTCATCACGCTGATCCTGGTGGGTGTGGTGATGATTATGGACAAGCTGTCGTCGATGCTGCGCAATAAGTACATTATCGGCGAAGATATCCCGCTGTATCGGCAAAAAAGCCAAATCGATTGA
- a CDS encoding YehS family protein, with protein MINNDVLRSVRYMLSINDAKMVEIIKLDNFDVEVSAMGAYVIKEGEPGFEKCPDEVMAHFLNGLVFFKRGKDDKFPAPEIELPITNNLVLKKLRVAFELKDTDMHQIFTAVDFRISKPELSALFRKEGTKNYRPCGDQMLRYFLKGLAQRIRGA; from the coding sequence ATGATTAACAACGATGTGCTGCGCAGCGTGCGCTACATGCTGAGTATTAACGACGCGAAAATGGTCGAGATTATCAAACTGGATAATTTCGACGTCGAGGTCTCGGCGATGGGCGCTTACGTCATCAAAGAAGGCGAACCGGGGTTTGAAAAGTGCCCGGACGAAGTGATGGCGCATTTCCTGAACGGCCTGGTGTTTTTCAAGCGCGGCAAGGACGACAAATTCCCGGCGCCGGAGATTGAGCTGCCCATCACCAACAACCTGGTGCTGAAAAAGCTGCGCGTGGCGTTCGAGCTGAAAGACACCGATATGCATCAGATTTTCACCGCGGTGGATTTCCGTATCTCCAAGCCGGAACTGAGCGCGCTGTTCCGCAAAGAAGGCACCAAAAACTACCGCCCGTGCGGCGATCAGATGCTGCGTTATTTCCTCAAGGGGCTGGCGCAGCGCATTCGCGGCGCCTAA
- the atzF gene encoding allophanate hydrolase, whose product MTQPVDLCGFTLGEWQHHYQTCPAGERLAGVRSALEALAAGLSLNDRAWLYLATPEQRESQYLQLARRLEAVAGDLSRLPLFGVPFAVKDNIDVGGWPTSAACPAFSYRAQADAAVVANLCAAGAVVMGKTNLDQFATGLVGTRSPHGAVVNSFDERYVSGGSSSGSASVVARGLMPFALGTDTAGSGRVPAGFNNIVGLKPTKGWLSNRGVVPACRLNDAVSVFALTVADAARVAELAGGFDAADPYSRCNPNGAPADIPAAPRFAVPDRLEFFGDEQAERAFHRALAQLQRGGATLEPIDFTPFRQLAEQLYYGPWVAERTVAVEAMLQNNPQAIDPVVRGIVSNGLAYSACDAYKAEYLRAELARQIAQRLAPFDALVVPTSPTIRTLAEMAQEPVLFNSQFGTYTNFTNLADLSALALPAPLREDGLPAGITLIAPAWHDRALAAFGQRWQRRQNLPLGATGRALPPEPAATPSTQHVRVAVVGAHLSGMPLNFQLTQRAAVQVEQTLTAPCYRLYALADTQPPKPGLVRDAQGAAISVELWDIPLARFGEFVAEIPAPLGIGTLLLADGRRVKGFICEPWALAGATDITEFGGWRDYLASVKGA is encoded by the coding sequence ATGACTCAGCCTGTTGATCTCTGCGGTTTCACCCTCGGTGAATGGCAACACCATTATCAAACGTGCCCGGCGGGCGAACGGCTCGCCGGCGTGCGATCCGCGCTGGAGGCGTTGGCCGCCGGCCTGAGCCTGAATGACCGCGCCTGGCTGTATCTGGCTACCCCGGAACAGCGGGAAAGCCAGTATCTGCAGCTGGCGCGGCGGCTGGAAGCGGTCGCCGGCGATCTCAGCCGGTTGCCGTTGTTCGGCGTGCCCTTTGCGGTAAAAGACAATATCGACGTCGGCGGCTGGCCAACCAGCGCCGCCTGCCCGGCGTTCAGCTATCGGGCGCAGGCGGATGCCGCCGTGGTGGCCAACCTGTGCGCCGCCGGCGCGGTGGTGATGGGCAAAACCAACCTCGACCAGTTCGCTACAGGGTTGGTCGGCACTCGCTCGCCGCACGGCGCAGTGGTCAACAGCTTCGACGAACGCTACGTCAGCGGCGGCTCCAGCTCCGGCTCCGCTTCGGTGGTGGCGCGCGGCCTGATGCCGTTTGCTCTGGGCACCGACACCGCCGGCTCCGGGCGCGTGCCGGCCGGTTTCAATAATATCGTTGGCCTGAAGCCGACCAAGGGCTGGTTGTCCAACCGCGGCGTGGTGCCGGCTTGCCGGCTGAACGACGCGGTGTCGGTGTTTGCGCTGACGGTGGCCGATGCGGCGCGAGTGGCCGAACTGGCGGGCGGCTTCGACGCCGCAGATCCTTACTCCCGTTGCAACCCGAACGGCGCGCCGGCGGATATTCCCGCCGCGCCGCGCTTCGCCGTGCCCGATCGGCTGGAGTTTTTCGGCGACGAGCAGGCCGAGCGGGCATTTCACCGGGCGCTGGCTCAGCTGCAGCGCGGCGGCGCCACGCTGGAACCCATCGACTTCACGCCGTTTCGCCAACTGGCGGAGCAGCTCTATTACGGCCCCTGGGTGGCGGAACGTACCGTCGCGGTCGAGGCGATGTTGCAAAACAACCCCCAGGCCATCGATCCGGTGGTGCGCGGCATCGTCAGCAACGGGTTGGCGTACAGCGCCTGCGATGCCTATAAGGCGGAATACCTGCGCGCCGAACTGGCGCGGCAAATCGCGCAGCGGCTGGCGCCGTTCGACGCGCTGGTGGTGCCGACGTCGCCGACCATCCGCACCCTGGCTGAGATGGCCCAGGAGCCGGTGCTGTTCAACTCGCAGTTCGGCACCTACACCAACTTCACCAACCTGGCGGATCTGAGCGCGCTGGCGCTGCCGGCGCCGCTGCGCGAAGACGGCCTGCCCGCAGGCATCACCCTGATTGCGCCGGCCTGGCATGACCGGGCGCTGGCGGCGTTCGGCCAGCGCTGGCAGCGCCGGCAAAACCTGCCGCTCGGCGCCACCGGGCGGGCACTGCCGCCCGAGCCGGCGGCGACACCCTCGACGCAGCATGTGCGGGTGGCGGTAGTGGGCGCTCACCTTAGCGGCATGCCGCTCAATTTCCAGCTGACGCAGCGCGCTGCGGTGCAGGTCGAGCAGACCCTCACCGCGCCGTGCTACCGGCTGTACGCGCTGGCCGATACCCAGCCGCCGAAGCCGGGTCTGGTGCGCGACGCGCAGGGCGCGGCCATCAGCGTCGAACTGTGGGATATCCCGCTGGCGCGCTTCGGCGAGTTCGTGGCCGAAATTCCGGCGCCGCTGGGCATCGGCACGCTGCTGCTGGCCGACGGCCGTCGGGTGAAGGGTTTTATCTGCGAACCCTGGGCGCTGGCAGGCGCCACGGATATCACTGAGTTTGGCGGCTGGCGCGACTATCTCGCCAGCGTTAAGGGGGCATGA